The following proteins are encoded in a genomic region of Pseudomonas sp. Os17:
- the ddlA gene encoding D-alanine--D-alanine ligase: MSKLRVGIIFGGRSAEHEVSLQSARNIVDALDRTRFEPVLIGIDKQGHWHLNDTSNFLINQENPALIALNQSNRELAVVPGKASQQLVETSSQELLGHVDVIFPIVHGTLGEDGCLQGLLRMADLPFVGSDVLGSAVCMDKDISKRLLRDAGLAVTPFITLTRASRSRYGFAQAREALGLPLFVKPANQGSSVGVSKVDNEADYDAAVELALGFDHKVLVESAVRGREIECAVLGNDQPIASGCGEIVVGNGFYSYDSKYIDADAAQVLVPADISVEHSERIRALAIEAFQVLGCSGLARVDVFLTDDGEVLINEINSLPGFTRISMYPKLWQAAGMRYSELVSRLIELALERHAERQGLKINR; the protein is encoded by the coding sequence ATGAGCAAGTTGCGGGTCGGAATTATTTTTGGTGGCCGTTCGGCCGAACACGAAGTGTCGCTGCAGTCGGCGCGCAATATCGTCGATGCCCTGGATCGCACGCGCTTCGAGCCGGTGCTGATCGGCATCGACAAGCAGGGGCACTGGCACCTCAACGACACCTCGAACTTTTTGATCAACCAGGAAAACCCGGCGCTGATCGCCCTCAACCAGTCCAACCGCGAGCTGGCGGTGGTGCCGGGCAAGGCCAGCCAGCAATTGGTGGAAACCAGCAGCCAGGAGCTGTTGGGGCATGTGGATGTGATCTTCCCGATCGTCCACGGCACCCTGGGTGAAGACGGTTGCCTGCAGGGCCTGCTGCGCATGGCCGACCTGCCTTTTGTCGGCTCCGATGTGCTGGGTTCGGCGGTGTGCATGGACAAGGACATCAGCAAGCGCCTGCTGCGCGACGCCGGGCTGGCCGTGACCCCGTTCATCACCCTGACCCGGGCCAGCCGCAGCCGCTACGGTTTTGCCCAGGCCCGGGAGGCGCTCGGCCTGCCGCTGTTCGTCAAGCCGGCGAACCAGGGCTCCTCGGTGGGGGTGAGCAAGGTCGATAACGAGGCCGATTACGACGCCGCGGTGGAGCTGGCCCTGGGGTTTGATCACAAGGTGCTGGTGGAATCCGCGGTGCGCGGGCGGGAAATCGAATGCGCGGTGCTGGGCAATGACCAGCCGATCGCCAGTGGCTGCGGCGAGATCGTGGTCGGCAACGGTTTCTATTCCTACGACAGCAAGTACATCGACGCAGACGCGGCCCAGGTGCTGGTGCCGGCGGACATCAGCGTCGAGCACAGCGAACGCATCCGCGCCCTGGCCATCGAGGCGTTCCAGGTCTTGGGCTGCTCCGGGCTGGCCCGGGTCGATGTGTTTCTCACCGACGACGGTGAAGTGCTGATCAACGAAATCAACTCGCTGCCCGGGTTCACCCGCATCAGCATGTACCCCAAGCTATGGCAGGCCGCCGGCATGCGTTACAGCGAGCTGGTGAGCCGCCTGATCGAGCTGGCGCTGGAGCGCCATGCCGAGCGGCAAGGTCTGAAAATCAACCGCTGA
- a CDS encoding GNAT family N-acetyltransferase — protein MAVVFRPVAEADIARICSFVGNPQELYFFFPAATWPLTHEQLRDSIAQRSDSTVIELDGQVVGFANFYRWASGGTCTIGNVIVDPEVRGAGLGAQLIGQMIHIARSKHQASEVTLSCFNSNVAGLLFYPKLGFVPFAIEERKNKEQERVALIHLRYSPS, from the coding sequence ATGGCTGTTGTTTTTCGCCCGGTAGCAGAGGCGGACATTGCGCGGATCTGCAGTTTCGTGGGCAATCCCCAGGAGTTGTATTTCTTCTTTCCTGCCGCCACCTGGCCGCTGACCCACGAGCAACTGCGCGACTCCATCGCCCAGCGCAGCGACTCGACGGTGATCGAGTTGGATGGGCAGGTGGTGGGCTTTGCCAACTTCTATCGCTGGGCCAGTGGCGGCACCTGCACCATCGGCAATGTCATCGTCGACCCAGAGGTGCGCGGCGCGGGCCTGGGAGCGCAACTGATCGGGCAGATGATCCATATCGCTCGCAGCAAGCACCAGGCCAGCGAGGTGACGCTGTCCTGCTTCAACAGCAATGTGGCGGGCTTGCTGTTCTATCCGAAGCTGGGTTTTGTGCCGTTCGCCATCGAAGAGCGCAAGAACAAGGAGCAGGAGCGGGTGGCGTTGATCCATTTGCGCTACAGCCCCAGCTGA
- a CDS encoding LysE family translocator, whose amino-acid sequence MHVSYLVYLAPLLSLALLWSVAVITPGPNFFTTAQLAASCSRRHGLFASLGVASGTVLWGLAGGLGIKSLFSAAPALFVLFKVAGGCYLIYLGLKQFKRKPALDNPTANGAVHAERSLFSAYRLGFLGNMTNPKSALFVATIFATSMPASPPPLLLGLAVLTMAGLSLSWYCCVALFFASSRVAGFYARARRWLDRLAGGCYVLFGGHLLANR is encoded by the coding sequence ATGCACGTCTCATACCTGGTTTACCTCGCCCCGCTGTTGTCGCTGGCCCTGCTCTGGAGCGTGGCGGTGATCACCCCAGGACCGAACTTTTTCACCACAGCACAACTGGCGGCGAGCTGCTCGCGGCGCCATGGCCTGTTTGCCTCCCTGGGGGTGGCCAGCGGCACCGTGCTCTGGGGGCTGGCGGGAGGCTTGGGCATCAAGTCGCTGTTCAGCGCGGCGCCGGCGCTGTTCGTGTTGTTCAAGGTCGCCGGTGGCTGTTACCTGATCTACCTGGGACTCAAGCAGTTCAAGCGCAAACCGGCCCTGGATAATCCAACCGCCAATGGCGCGGTCCATGCTGAGCGCAGCCTGTTCTCGGCCTACCGGCTGGGCTTTCTCGGCAACATGACCAACCCCAAGTCGGCGCTGTTCGTGGCCACCATCTTTGCCACGTCGATGCCGGCCTCCCCGCCACCTCTGCTGCTGGGACTGGCGGTGCTGACCATGGCCGGCCTGTCGCTGTCCTGGTACTGCTGCGTGGCGCTGTTTTTCGCCAGCAGCCGGGTGGCCGGGTTCTACGCCCGGGCCCGTCGCTGGCTGGACCGTCTGGCTGGTGGTTGTTATGTGCTGTTTGGCGGGCATCTGCTGGCCAACCGTTGA